A window of Nicotiana tabacum cultivar K326 chromosome 24, ASM71507v2, whole genome shotgun sequence contains these coding sequences:
- the LOC107776167 gene encoding elicitor-responsive protein 1 encodes MSIVYGIQGQLLEVTVVACNKLKDTEWISRQDPYVCLEYGSSKYRTRTCTDGGKNPTFQEKFVFTLIEGLREINVVVWNSNTVNTDDFIGSGKIQLQKVLSHGYDDTAWPLQTKRGRHAGEVRLIMHYANANKPATSHAPSGSPYGAPTPGSYPYSAAPQHAVSHPPPSAYPAPSHPPPSAYPAPSPYPAVPPPSATYHPPSPYPPQPTAYPSPYSSTSAYPPPPYPPQGYSYPPGPYPGAYPPRSH; translated from the exons atgtcGATAGTATATGGCATCCAAGGCCAGCTCCTAGAAGTCACTG TTGTTGCTTGTAACAAATTGAAGGACACTGAATGGATTTCAAGGCAAGATCCCTATGTTTGTCTTGAATACGGCAGTTCTAAATACCGTACTCGTACCTGTACTG ATGGAGGAAAAAACCCTACCTTTCAAGAGAAATTCGTGTTTACTCTCATTGAAGGGTTGCGAGAGATTAACGTTGTCGTCTGGAATAGCAATACCGTTAATACTGATGATTTCATTGGAAGCGGAAA GATTCAGCTACAGAAAGTTCTGTCACATGGATATGATGATACTGCTTGGCCACTCCAGACGAAGAGGGGCAG GCATGCAGGAGAGGTTCGACTGATAATGCACTACGCAAATGCCAAT AAGCCTGCAACAAGCCATGCTCCATCAGGCTCTCCATATGGAGCACCAACTCCTGgatcatatccatattctgcaGCTCCGCAGCATGCAGTTTCTCACCCACCACCTTCTGCCTATCCAGCACCATCTCACCCACCACCTTCTGCGTATCCGGCACCATCTCCTTATCCCGCAGTCCCGCCTCCTTCTGCAACATATCATCCACCATCTCCTTATCCTCCTCAACCGACAGCTTATCCTTCACCTTACTCATCAACTTCAGCATATCCACCTCCGCCTTATCCTCCACAGGGTTATTCTTATCCTCCAG GTCCATACCCTGGAGCCTATCCTCCGCGATCACACTAA